The following coding sequences lie in one Arachis ipaensis cultivar K30076 chromosome B05, Araip1.1, whole genome shotgun sequence genomic window:
- the LOC107642416 gene encoding uncharacterized protein LOC107642416 isoform X3, producing the protein MAEEEDQPPPLLRQDEERRNMKKLISIYMGLGLGLFLAQLPKNTVSLVHKLQADLREMRWRRQEDSKANARVVEIFASHRNAWQQEEKRLLRQIDAAADEISRLRGTLTELQKERDEVMSFMSRSRVRNGEKVEAEERFGGCGSRESYGVVAGNSREWFKKEEEEEEEEEEEEEEESVVEEDEVVSYAHENEHASHHGHGGGFMEFLGNGFDSEFMASASSKFWAEKASLFQDVQYESLESMYNTKHFVARESPWKVEGDSAGVTSKLKLLEQELLNLEKISKSDLSKVSSLIKKQTKRYQVLSEKIDDLCRRIQGSDPSEPSLSSEFRAQTQTEFLLEAFRLQQGASETGQKLMGLQTEIGKSHYRDELRSETMPTARRSLDSIRNNLKEIQRNLEIWLARIIGDLEGILARDGASRVREYYISRYPFVQ; encoded by the exons ATGGCAGAGGAAGAGGACCAACCACCGCCACTACTTAGACAAGACGAGGAACGTCGTAATATGAAGAAGCTCATCTCAATCTACATGGGCCTGGGCCTGGGCCTATTCCTGGCCCAACTCCCCAAGAACACTGTCTCCCTCGTTCACAAGCTCCAAGCAGACCTCAGAGAAATGCGGTGGAGGAGGCAAGAAGACTCCAAAGCCAACGCTAGAGTCGTCGAGATCTTCGCCTCTCACCGCAACGCGTGGCAGCAAGAGGAGAAGCGACTCCTTCGCCAGATCGACGCCGCCGCCGATGAAATCTCACGCCTCCGCGGAACCCTCACCGAGCTCCAGAAAGAGAGGGACGAGGTAATGAGCTTCATGTCGAGGTCGAGGGTCAGAAATGGGGAGAAGGTTGAGGCGGAGGAGAGGTTCGGTGGGTGCGGGAGCAGGGAGAGTTACGGTGTGGTCGCGGGGAATAGTAGAGAGTGGttcaagaaagaggaagaggaggaggaggaggaagaagaagaagaagaagaagagagtgtGGTGGAGGAAGATGAAGTTGTTAGTTATGCGCATGAGAATGAACATGCATCGCATCATGGACATGGTGGTGGGTTTATGGAGTTTCTTGGAAATGGTTTTGATTCTGAGTTTATGGCTTCTGCATCTTCCAAATTCTGGGCGGAAAAAGCTTCCCTTTTCCAG GATGTACAGTATGAATCCCTTGAATCTATGTACAATACCAAGCATTTTGTGGCAAG GGAGTCCCCTTGGAAGGTAGAAGGTGATTCTGCGGGAGTGACCTCTAAACTCAAATTACTTGAACAGGAATTATTGAATTTGGAGAAGATCAGTAAGAGTGATCTATCCAAAGTGTCGTCCTTAATAAAGAAGCAGACCAAGAGATATCAAGTGCTTTCAGAAAAGATTGATGATTTATGCAGGAGAATA CAGGGTAGTGATCCCTCCGAACCCTCCCTCAGTTCAGAATTTCGAGCACAAACCCAAACGGAGTTCTTACTTGAAGCATTTCGGCTTCAGCAGGGCGCATCTGAAACCGGACAGAAACTGATGGGTTTGCAAACTGAAATTGGGAAGAGCCATTACAGGGACGAGCTAAGGAGCGAGACCATGCCAACTGCAAGGCGGTCGCTGGACTCGATCAGGAACAACTTGAAAGAGATCCAGCGGAATTTGGAGATATGGTTGGCCAGAATCATTGGTGATCTTGAGGGGATTCTGGCAAGGGATGGTGCATCACGTGTAAGAGAATATTACATTTCTAGATACCCTTTTGTTCAATAG
- the LOC107642416 gene encoding uncharacterized protein LOC107642416 isoform X2: MAEEEDQPPPLLRQDEERRNMKKLISIYMGLGLGLFLAQLPKNTVSLVHKLQADLREMRWRRQEDSKANARVVEIFASHRNAWQQEEKRLLRQIDAAADEISRLRGTLTELQKERDEVMSFMSRSRVRNGEKVEAEERFGGCGSRESYGVVAGNSREWFKKEEEEEEEEEEEEEEESVVEEDEVVSYAHENEHASHHGHGGGFMEFLGNGFDSEFMASASSKFWAEKASLFQDVQYESLESMYNTKHFVARRESPWKVEGDSAGVTSKLKLLEQELLNLEKISKSDLSKVSSLIKKQTKRYQVLSEKIDDLCRRIGSDPSEPSLSSEFRAQTQTEFLLEAFRLQQGASETGQKLMGLQTEIGKSHYRDELRSETMPTARRSLDSIRNNLKEIQRNLEIWLARIIGDLEGILARDGASRVREYYISRYPFVQ, translated from the exons ATGGCAGAGGAAGAGGACCAACCACCGCCACTACTTAGACAAGACGAGGAACGTCGTAATATGAAGAAGCTCATCTCAATCTACATGGGCCTGGGCCTGGGCCTATTCCTGGCCCAACTCCCCAAGAACACTGTCTCCCTCGTTCACAAGCTCCAAGCAGACCTCAGAGAAATGCGGTGGAGGAGGCAAGAAGACTCCAAAGCCAACGCTAGAGTCGTCGAGATCTTCGCCTCTCACCGCAACGCGTGGCAGCAAGAGGAGAAGCGACTCCTTCGCCAGATCGACGCCGCCGCCGATGAAATCTCACGCCTCCGCGGAACCCTCACCGAGCTCCAGAAAGAGAGGGACGAGGTAATGAGCTTCATGTCGAGGTCGAGGGTCAGAAATGGGGAGAAGGTTGAGGCGGAGGAGAGGTTCGGTGGGTGCGGGAGCAGGGAGAGTTACGGTGTGGTCGCGGGGAATAGTAGAGAGTGGttcaagaaagaggaagaggaggaggaggaggaagaagaagaagaagaagaagagagtgtGGTGGAGGAAGATGAAGTTGTTAGTTATGCGCATGAGAATGAACATGCATCGCATCATGGACATGGTGGTGGGTTTATGGAGTTTCTTGGAAATGGTTTTGATTCTGAGTTTATGGCTTCTGCATCTTCCAAATTCTGGGCGGAAAAAGCTTCCCTTTTCCAG GATGTACAGTATGAATCCCTTGAATCTATGTACAATACCAAGCATTTTGTGGCAAG AAGGGAGTCCCCTTGGAAGGTAGAAGGTGATTCTGCGGGAGTGACCTCTAAACTCAAATTACTTGAACAGGAATTATTGAATTTGGAGAAGATCAGTAAGAGTGATCTATCCAAAGTGTCGTCCTTAATAAAGAAGCAGACCAAGAGATATCAAGTGCTTTCAGAAAAGATTGATGATTTATGCAGGAGAATA GGTAGTGATCCCTCCGAACCCTCCCTCAGTTCAGAATTTCGAGCACAAACCCAAACGGAGTTCTTACTTGAAGCATTTCGGCTTCAGCAGGGCGCATCTGAAACCGGACAGAAACTGATGGGTTTGCAAACTGAAATTGGGAAGAGCCATTACAGGGACGAGCTAAGGAGCGAGACCATGCCAACTGCAAGGCGGTCGCTGGACTCGATCAGGAACAACTTGAAAGAGATCCAGCGGAATTTGGAGATATGGTTGGCCAGAATCATTGGTGATCTTGAGGGGATTCTGGCAAGGGATGGTGCATCACGTGTAAGAGAATATTACATTTCTAGATACCCTTTTGTTCAATAG
- the LOC107639941 gene encoding RING-H2 finger protein ATL52-like: protein MDNDGGGGQGNPLSNNIVVLLLAMGSAAFVVSIYHLIAICFCNNRQNSNNNEQNLHQQDGGEPSTSTSVAHLIPSHKYHKKKVNENGEEADDCGGSGGTCAVCLGDFEEGEELKTLPECMHSFHVPCIDMWLYSHTSCPVCRASATPSPVGLNHGPLNVFGDHSGYGLNNNNNNARQGIDMVQIAVVQSGFVRR, encoded by the coding sequence ATGGATAACGATGGTGGTGGTGGCCAAGGTAATCCATTATCTAACAACATTGTTGTGTTACTTCTTGCAATGGGTTCAGCTGCTTTTGTTGTCTCAATTTACCATCTCATAGCAATTTGTTTTTGCAATAACCGgcaaaattcaaataataatgagCAAAATCTACATCAACAAGATGGTGGTGAACCAAGCACTTCTACTTCTGTGGCGCATTTGATTCCGTCGCATAAGTATCACAAGAAAAAGGTTAATGAGAACGGCGAAGAGGCTGATGATTGTGGCGGCAGTGGCGGCACTTGTGCCGTGTGTTTGGGAGATTTTGAAGAGGGTGAGGAGTTGAAGACTTTGCCGGAGTGCATGCACTCTTTTCACGTGCCATGCATTGATATGTGGCTCTATTCTCATACAAGTTGTCCCGTTTGCCGCGCCAGCGCCACGCCGTCGCCGGTGGGGCTCAACCATGGCCCTTTAAATGTTTTTGGTGATCATAGTGGTTATGgcttgaataataataataataatgcacgCCAAGGGATTGATATGGTGCAAATTGCTGTTGTCCAAAGTGGTTTTGTTCGAAGGTAA
- the LOC107642416 gene encoding uncharacterized protein LOC107642416 isoform X4: MAEEEDQPPPLLRQDEERRNMKKLISIYMGLGLGLFLAQLPKNTVSLVHKLQADLREMRWRRQEDSKANARVVEIFASHRNAWQQEEKRLLRQIDAAADEISRLRGTLTELQKERDEVMSFMSRSRVRNGEKVEAEERFGGCGSRESYGVVAGNSREWFKKEEEEEEEEEEEEEEESVVEEDEVVSYAHENEHASHHGHGGGFMEFLGNGFDSEFMASASSKFWAEKASLFQDVQYESLESMYNTKHFVARESPWKVEGDSAGVTSKLKLLEQELLNLEKISKSDLSKVSSLIKKQTKRYQVLSEKIDDLCRRIGSDPSEPSLSSEFRAQTQTEFLLEAFRLQQGASETGQKLMGLQTEIGKSHYRDELRSETMPTARRSLDSIRNNLKEIQRNLEIWLARIIGDLEGILARDGASRVREYYISRYPFVQ, encoded by the exons ATGGCAGAGGAAGAGGACCAACCACCGCCACTACTTAGACAAGACGAGGAACGTCGTAATATGAAGAAGCTCATCTCAATCTACATGGGCCTGGGCCTGGGCCTATTCCTGGCCCAACTCCCCAAGAACACTGTCTCCCTCGTTCACAAGCTCCAAGCAGACCTCAGAGAAATGCGGTGGAGGAGGCAAGAAGACTCCAAAGCCAACGCTAGAGTCGTCGAGATCTTCGCCTCTCACCGCAACGCGTGGCAGCAAGAGGAGAAGCGACTCCTTCGCCAGATCGACGCCGCCGCCGATGAAATCTCACGCCTCCGCGGAACCCTCACCGAGCTCCAGAAAGAGAGGGACGAGGTAATGAGCTTCATGTCGAGGTCGAGGGTCAGAAATGGGGAGAAGGTTGAGGCGGAGGAGAGGTTCGGTGGGTGCGGGAGCAGGGAGAGTTACGGTGTGGTCGCGGGGAATAGTAGAGAGTGGttcaagaaagaggaagaggaggaggaggaggaagaagaagaagaagaagaagagagtgtGGTGGAGGAAGATGAAGTTGTTAGTTATGCGCATGAGAATGAACATGCATCGCATCATGGACATGGTGGTGGGTTTATGGAGTTTCTTGGAAATGGTTTTGATTCTGAGTTTATGGCTTCTGCATCTTCCAAATTCTGGGCGGAAAAAGCTTCCCTTTTCCAG GATGTACAGTATGAATCCCTTGAATCTATGTACAATACCAAGCATTTTGTGGCAAG GGAGTCCCCTTGGAAGGTAGAAGGTGATTCTGCGGGAGTGACCTCTAAACTCAAATTACTTGAACAGGAATTATTGAATTTGGAGAAGATCAGTAAGAGTGATCTATCCAAAGTGTCGTCCTTAATAAAGAAGCAGACCAAGAGATATCAAGTGCTTTCAGAAAAGATTGATGATTTATGCAGGAGAATA GGTAGTGATCCCTCCGAACCCTCCCTCAGTTCAGAATTTCGAGCACAAACCCAAACGGAGTTCTTACTTGAAGCATTTCGGCTTCAGCAGGGCGCATCTGAAACCGGACAGAAACTGATGGGTTTGCAAACTGAAATTGGGAAGAGCCATTACAGGGACGAGCTAAGGAGCGAGACCATGCCAACTGCAAGGCGGTCGCTGGACTCGATCAGGAACAACTTGAAAGAGATCCAGCGGAATTTGGAGATATGGTTGGCCAGAATCATTGGTGATCTTGAGGGGATTCTGGCAAGGGATGGTGCATCACGTGTAAGAGAATATTACATTTCTAGATACCCTTTTGTTCAATAG
- the LOC107642416 gene encoding uncharacterized protein LOC107642416 isoform X1 — protein sequence MAEEEDQPPPLLRQDEERRNMKKLISIYMGLGLGLFLAQLPKNTVSLVHKLQADLREMRWRRQEDSKANARVVEIFASHRNAWQQEEKRLLRQIDAAADEISRLRGTLTELQKERDEVMSFMSRSRVRNGEKVEAEERFGGCGSRESYGVVAGNSREWFKKEEEEEEEEEEEEEEESVVEEDEVVSYAHENEHASHHGHGGGFMEFLGNGFDSEFMASASSKFWAEKASLFQDVQYESLESMYNTKHFVARRESPWKVEGDSAGVTSKLKLLEQELLNLEKISKSDLSKVSSLIKKQTKRYQVLSEKIDDLCRRIQGSDPSEPSLSSEFRAQTQTEFLLEAFRLQQGASETGQKLMGLQTEIGKSHYRDELRSETMPTARRSLDSIRNNLKEIQRNLEIWLARIIGDLEGILARDGASRVREYYISRYPFVQ from the exons ATGGCAGAGGAAGAGGACCAACCACCGCCACTACTTAGACAAGACGAGGAACGTCGTAATATGAAGAAGCTCATCTCAATCTACATGGGCCTGGGCCTGGGCCTATTCCTGGCCCAACTCCCCAAGAACACTGTCTCCCTCGTTCACAAGCTCCAAGCAGACCTCAGAGAAATGCGGTGGAGGAGGCAAGAAGACTCCAAAGCCAACGCTAGAGTCGTCGAGATCTTCGCCTCTCACCGCAACGCGTGGCAGCAAGAGGAGAAGCGACTCCTTCGCCAGATCGACGCCGCCGCCGATGAAATCTCACGCCTCCGCGGAACCCTCACCGAGCTCCAGAAAGAGAGGGACGAGGTAATGAGCTTCATGTCGAGGTCGAGGGTCAGAAATGGGGAGAAGGTTGAGGCGGAGGAGAGGTTCGGTGGGTGCGGGAGCAGGGAGAGTTACGGTGTGGTCGCGGGGAATAGTAGAGAGTGGttcaagaaagaggaagaggaggaggaggaggaagaagaagaagaagaagaagagagtgtGGTGGAGGAAGATGAAGTTGTTAGTTATGCGCATGAGAATGAACATGCATCGCATCATGGACATGGTGGTGGGTTTATGGAGTTTCTTGGAAATGGTTTTGATTCTGAGTTTATGGCTTCTGCATCTTCCAAATTCTGGGCGGAAAAAGCTTCCCTTTTCCAG GATGTACAGTATGAATCCCTTGAATCTATGTACAATACCAAGCATTTTGTGGCAAG AAGGGAGTCCCCTTGGAAGGTAGAAGGTGATTCTGCGGGAGTGACCTCTAAACTCAAATTACTTGAACAGGAATTATTGAATTTGGAGAAGATCAGTAAGAGTGATCTATCCAAAGTGTCGTCCTTAATAAAGAAGCAGACCAAGAGATATCAAGTGCTTTCAGAAAAGATTGATGATTTATGCAGGAGAATA CAGGGTAGTGATCCCTCCGAACCCTCCCTCAGTTCAGAATTTCGAGCACAAACCCAAACGGAGTTCTTACTTGAAGCATTTCGGCTTCAGCAGGGCGCATCTGAAACCGGACAGAAACTGATGGGTTTGCAAACTGAAATTGGGAAGAGCCATTACAGGGACGAGCTAAGGAGCGAGACCATGCCAACTGCAAGGCGGTCGCTGGACTCGATCAGGAACAACTTGAAAGAGATCCAGCGGAATTTGGAGATATGGTTGGCCAGAATCATTGGTGATCTTGAGGGGATTCTGGCAAGGGATGGTGCATCACGTGTAAGAGAATATTACATTTCTAGATACCCTTTTGTTCAATAG